One genomic window of Paenibacillus xylanilyticus includes the following:
- a CDS encoding helix-turn-helix transcriptional regulator: MTDRLIRLMRIITLVQAKPGILARELAERCETTERTIYRDMEALSAMHIPIANMGHGRGYMFISNFAMYPLNWSDEEAHAFAHLAEVMDDIRPYLKPAFESAYEKVVASNQKNKTERVEWSEQIGGLFKTGLPAWQNDGDEWKSSSLVTLLQAGMSQNTIEAEYLTQNMKKVVRLDPYCLIPREYRFDLLAYCHLSEALRIFEVENLQKVRILPRTFRKDDFLLQSHFRKSGACQEQEWIAFKIRFSRDAVEHVMQQKFLVRPILTMEPEGTLLLETILDDDQEFLRWLSQYGPEAEILEPEGYRSVMKERLQRWQQLYS; this comes from the coding sequence ATGACAGACCGACTGATCCGATTAATGCGCATTATAACTCTCGTGCAGGCAAAACCGGGAATACTGGCCCGGGAGCTGGCCGAGCGATGCGAGACAACGGAAAGGACGATATATCGCGACATGGAGGCCCTCAGCGCAATGCATATTCCGATCGCCAATATGGGACACGGGAGAGGTTACATGTTTATCAGCAATTTTGCCATGTATCCGCTCAACTGGTCTGATGAGGAGGCTCACGCTTTTGCTCATTTGGCGGAGGTTATGGATGATATTCGTCCTTATCTGAAGCCTGCCTTCGAGAGCGCCTATGAGAAAGTGGTTGCATCGAATCAGAAGAACAAAACGGAGCGGGTAGAGTGGTCAGAGCAGATTGGCGGTTTATTTAAAACAGGGCTGCCTGCCTGGCAGAATGACGGCGATGAATGGAAAAGCAGTTCACTGGTAACTTTACTTCAAGCTGGCATGTCACAAAACACAATTGAGGCAGAATATCTCACTCAAAACATGAAGAAAGTGGTGCGGCTCGATCCGTATTGCTTGATTCCACGTGAGTACCGTTTTGATTTGTTGGCATACTGTCATCTTTCGGAGGCGCTACGGATTTTTGAAGTAGAGAATCTGCAAAAAGTACGAATTCTGCCTCGTACATTCCGCAAAGACGACTTTCTTTTGCAATCCCATTTCCGCAAGTCGGGAGCCTGTCAAGAACAAGAATGGATTGCGTTCAAGATCCGTTTCTCCCGCGATGCTGTTGAGCATGTGATGCAGCAAAAATTTCTGGTACGTCCCATTCTCACGATGGAACCAGAAGGAACATTACTGCTGGAGACCATTTTGGATGATGATCAGGAATTTTTGAGATGGCTTAGTCAATATGGGCCGGAGGCAGAGATTCTTGAACCCGAGGGATACCGAAGTGTAATGAAAGAACGCCTGCAACGCTGGCAGCAGTTGTATAGCTAA
- a CDS encoding 3'-5' exonuclease — protein sequence MPYIIYDLEFTVSRNARYSSEIIDIGAVKVTEGPDGLYVSDTFHTYVRPSNKSVLSTDTIQFTGITQKDIDAAPLFPEALQNFIAWMGSEVYYMCSWGPDDRSKLISHCRTHQLDVAWITNHNDLQQQWSRTVRKEGKFRQLGLAQALELCGIEFDGTQHRALDDAINTAKVFMHQFDRFNLETNCAADDEGVASKVVYSSSTEDDVKDSPFGNLAHLFKTNE from the coding sequence ATGCCATATATTATCTATGATCTTGAATTTACGGTTAGCCGTAACGCTCGTTACTCTTCTGAAATCATCGATATCGGTGCGGTAAAAGTGACGGAAGGACCTGACGGATTATATGTATCCGACACATTTCATACTTATGTTCGTCCCTCGAATAAGTCTGTGCTGTCCACCGACACCATTCAATTTACCGGAATTACGCAAAAAGATATTGATGCTGCTCCTCTTTTTCCTGAAGCACTCCAAAACTTTATTGCCTGGATGGGAAGCGAAGTTTATTACATGTGTTCCTGGGGACCCGATGACCGCAGCAAGCTGATCTCCCATTGTCGTACACACCAGCTTGATGTTGCCTGGATCACGAATCACAATGATCTGCAGCAGCAGTGGTCGCGAACCGTTCGCAAGGAAGGCAAATTCCGTCAGCTTGGACTAGCTCAAGCACTCGAACTATGCGGTATCGAGTTCGATGGCACCCAGCACCGTGCACTCGATGACGCCATCAATACCGCCAAAGTATTTATGCATCAATTCGACCGCTTTAATCTGGAAACCAACTGTGCCGCCGATGATGAAGGCGTTGCTTCCAAGGTGGTGTATTCCAGCAGCACAGAAGACGATGTGAAAGATTCACCCTTCGGTAATCTCGCTCATCTGTTCAAAACCAATGAATAA
- a CDS encoding proline--tRNA ligase: MRQSEMLVPTLREAPAEADAAGHRWLLRSGMIRQLAAGIYSYLPLGRRILLNVERIVREEMDRAGCQEVLLPIMQPAELWEESGRYSQYGPELMRLQDRHDREFALGPTHEEVVTALVRDEVNSYRKLPFTLYQIGTKFRDERRPRFGLLRGREFIMKDAYSFASDWEELDHTYQAMNKAYSHILERCGLEYIRVEADAGTIGGQGETHEFMALADVGEDTIVSCKQCGYAANLEKAGYQTEGTATQNIAESRSNPDDTSLIRIHTPAIRTISELSSYVGEGPEHIIKTLLYQADGQLIAVLVRGDHEVNDIALKHVLGAEELILADEEALAGRSDLKVGFLGPVGLDLPLIVDADVAAMGSAITGANEVDTHLSGVRPGMDFALNKVERIRFAADGDNCPSCGAKLVFTKGIEVGHIFKLGTKYSDAMNASFLDRNGRQCAPVMGCYGIGVSRLMAAIAEQYAGEDGIKWPAAVAPYQIHLIPVNWKDEQQRQLVLELEQQLGDAGYTVLTDDRDERPGVKFKDAELIGLPVQIVVGRGAAERNVELGSHTLASKGETKRISMSVEEALTHAKEVL; the protein is encoded by the coding sequence ATGCGTCAAAGTGAAATGCTTGTTCCAACATTACGTGAAGCGCCGGCAGAAGCGGATGCAGCGGGACATCGCTGGCTGCTTCGTTCAGGCATGATTCGCCAGCTGGCGGCAGGGATATACAGTTATTTGCCGCTGGGGCGGCGTATACTGCTCAATGTCGAGCGGATCGTTCGTGAAGAGATGGACCGTGCCGGTTGTCAGGAAGTACTGCTGCCTATTATGCAGCCGGCAGAGCTGTGGGAAGAATCGGGAAGATACAGCCAGTACGGCCCTGAGTTAATGCGTTTGCAGGATCGCCATGATCGGGAGTTCGCCCTCGGACCAACCCATGAGGAAGTGGTGACTGCTCTTGTGCGTGATGAGGTCAATTCCTATAGGAAATTGCCCTTCACGTTGTATCAGATTGGAACCAAGTTCCGGGATGAACGGCGTCCAAGATTCGGCTTGCTGCGTGGCCGCGAGTTTATTATGAAGGATGCGTACTCTTTTGCTTCCGACTGGGAAGAGCTGGATCATACGTATCAGGCGATGAATAAGGCATATTCACACATTTTGGAGCGCTGCGGTCTGGAATATATTCGTGTGGAAGCAGATGCAGGTACAATCGGCGGTCAGGGAGAAACACACGAATTCATGGCACTGGCTGATGTGGGAGAGGATACGATTGTATCCTGTAAGCAGTGTGGGTATGCAGCGAATCTCGAGAAGGCCGGATACCAGACAGAGGGAACTGCAACGCAGAATATAGCCGAATCCCGGTCCAATCCCGATGACACATCACTAATCCGAATCCATACACCCGCCATTCGTACCATTTCCGAGCTCAGTTCCTACGTCGGTGAGGGACCGGAGCATATCATCAAAACACTGCTCTATCAGGCGGATGGTCAACTGATTGCTGTACTTGTTCGCGGGGACCACGAAGTGAATGATATTGCGCTCAAACACGTATTGGGTGCCGAGGAACTCATTCTGGCTGACGAAGAAGCGCTGGCAGGACGTTCGGATTTGAAGGTTGGTTTCCTGGGACCTGTCGGTCTGGATCTGCCACTCATCGTGGACGCGGATGTGGCTGCGATGGGAAGTGCTATTACCGGGGCCAACGAAGTTGATACGCATTTGTCGGGTGTTCGCCCGGGGATGGATTTTGCCTTGAACAAAGTTGAACGAATTCGCTTTGCGGCTGACGGGGATAACTGCCCTTCATGTGGGGCAAAGCTTGTATTCACCAAAGGCATTGAAGTAGGCCACATTTTCAAACTGGGTACCAAATATAGTGATGCCATGAACGCTTCATTCTTGGACCGGAATGGTCGCCAGTGTGCTCCGGTGATGGGATGTTACGGTATTGGAGTGTCCCGTCTGATGGCTGCCATTGCCGAGCAATATGCTGGAGAGGACGGAATAAAGTGGCCGGCAGCTGTTGCGCCATATCAGATTCACCTGATCCCCGTAAACTGGAAAGATGAGCAGCAGCGTCAGCTTGTCCTGGAACTTGAACAGCAGCTAGGGGATGCGGGTTACACGGTGCTGACGGATGATCGGGATGAACGTCCCGGGGTGAAGTTCAAGGATGCGGAACTCATTGGTCTGCCTGTGCAGATCGTAGTTGGCCGGGGCGCTGCAGAACGGAATGTCGAATTAGGGTCCCACACTCTTGCCAGTAAAGGGGAAACCAAGCGGATTAGCATGAGTGTGGAAGAGGCATTGACTCATGCCAAGGAAGTGCTCTAG
- a CDS encoding 5'-nucleotidase C-terminal domain-containing protein encodes MKIWKTYVSLLLTACLLFGSVGIAAAATDTTPGTGKHITILHTNDTHARAVEASPAMGYAKVAGIADKYRSENPNTLLLDAGDAVHGTTFATLVNGESIVKVMNEMGYQAIVPGNHEFNYGSKHLVELADMMNFPMISANVKKKDGTRLFDPYLIKEVDGVKIGIIALTTPETMYKTNPKNVEGLDITDPAAEAKILVNEIRSKVDVVVVLGHLGQDASSTDTSFKVVKEVPGIDVFIDGHSHTILQDGLVSDNGTLIASAGEYTNFVGVIDLWVDGGKVTKKQATLIDETEAKDIKPNEKVAALVNSIQKEQEPILKEEVANTAILLDGKREQVRAGETNLGDLLADAIRDVSNADIALTNGGGIRASIEKGIVTKGDIITVLPFGNQVVTLDVKGSDVLAALENGVASYPEPSGGFPQVSGMTFSIDTSAAEGSRVHSVTIGGKALDPEATYTLATNDFTAVGGDEYTMFNKYTISGMYGAMDEALIEYMQKLGAVDIKTDGRIKEAKTPVVEPEAPETETPAPATPKPETPKPVTPKPETPSKPAPNKPAPAKVYVVKSGDSLYSISKKYNTTWQALQKLNSIKNPHWIYPGQQLKLPAAS; translated from the coding sequence ATGAAAATCTGGAAGACTTACGTTTCACTTCTGCTAACGGCTTGCTTACTGTTTGGCAGTGTAGGAATTGCGGCCGCTGCAACGGATACAACTCCGGGCACGGGTAAACACATTACGATTCTACATACGAATGACACACACGCACGTGCAGTTGAAGCATCACCTGCAATGGGCTATGCCAAAGTGGCAGGGATTGCTGACAAATACCGCAGCGAGAATCCCAATACCCTTTTGCTTGATGCAGGAGATGCTGTGCACGGTACAACCTTTGCAACACTCGTGAACGGCGAGAGTATCGTCAAAGTCATGAATGAGATGGGCTACCAGGCGATCGTTCCGGGTAACCACGAATTCAACTACGGCTCCAAGCACCTTGTTGAGCTTGCGGACATGATGAATTTCCCAATGATTAGTGCGAACGTGAAGAAAAAAGACGGAACTCGTCTCTTTGATCCCTATCTTATTAAAGAAGTTGACGGTGTCAAAATCGGAATCATCGCTTTGACTACACCTGAAACCATGTACAAAACGAATCCAAAAAATGTTGAAGGTCTTGATATTACTGACCCAGCTGCAGAAGCCAAAATTCTGGTGAACGAAATTCGCAGCAAAGTGGATGTGGTAGTTGTTCTGGGACACCTTGGACAAGATGCTTCCAGTACAGACACTAGCTTCAAAGTGGTAAAAGAAGTTCCGGGGATTGATGTATTCATCGACGGACACAGCCACACCATTCTCCAGGATGGTCTCGTATCCGACAACGGAACATTGATTGCGAGTGCCGGAGAGTACACCAACTTCGTAGGTGTCATCGATCTGTGGGTAGACGGTGGCAAGGTAACGAAGAAACAAGCGACATTGATTGATGAAACAGAAGCCAAAGATATTAAACCGAATGAGAAAGTAGCAGCACTCGTGAACTCCATTCAAAAAGAACAAGAACCTATTCTTAAGGAAGAAGTCGCCAATACAGCAATCCTGCTTGATGGAAAACGCGAACAAGTTCGTGCTGGTGAGACTAACCTAGGTGACCTGCTCGCAGATGCCATTCGTGACGTCAGCAATGCAGATATCGCACTTACGAACGGCGGCGGTATCCGTGCTTCCATTGAAAAAGGTATCGTAACCAAAGGCGACATTATCACTGTACTTCCTTTTGGTAATCAGGTTGTAACGCTGGATGTAAAAGGCTCTGATGTTCTGGCAGCCCTTGAAAACGGCGTAGCCTCCTACCCGGAACCAAGCGGCGGTTTCCCGCAAGTATCTGGCATGACGTTCAGTATCGATACTTCAGCTGCTGAAGGCAGTCGTGTACATTCCGTGACGATTGGCGGCAAAGCTCTTGATCCGGAAGCCACGTATACACTGGCTACAAATGATTTCACAGCTGTTGGCGGTGACGAGTATACCATGTTCAACAAATACACCATCTCCGGCATGTACGGTGCAATGGACGAAGCATTGATTGAATACATGCAGAAGCTTGGCGCTGTGGACATCAAAACTGATGGCCGTATCAAGGAAGCAAAAACACCTGTAGTTGAACCGGAAGCTCCAGAGACAGAGACACCGGCTCCAGCTACACCGAAGCCAGAAACACCAAAACCGGTAACACCAAAACCAGAAACACCATCAAAACCGGCACCAAACAAACCAGCTCCTGCTAAAGTATATGTTGTAAAATCCGGAGACTCCCTGTACTCCATCTCCAAAAAATACAACACAACCTGGCAAGCGCTGCAAAAGTTGAACAGCATCAAAAATCCTCACTGGATTTATCCTGGTCAACAACTTAAACTGCCTGCTGCTTCTTAA
- a CDS encoding ImmA/IrrE family metallo-endopeptidase has product MDEMVTKLIRKHRTNCPFSIARAIGIQIRFTNLGKSTKGLYFRKLRRRFIVIHSELPPEWQRFVCAHELGHDRLHKGINRFFLEEHSYFAPGKLERQANRFAIQLLTSGVMPEPDESLEKYCLRTGLPREAQHFFYSI; this is encoded by the coding sequence ATGGACGAGATGGTAACAAAGCTGATTCGAAAACACCGGACCAACTGCCCCTTCAGCATTGCCAGAGCCATTGGAATACAGATCCGTTTCACCAATCTGGGCAAGTCTACCAAAGGGCTGTATTTCCGCAAGCTCCGCCGCAGATTTATTGTCATTCACAGTGAACTTCCGCCGGAATGGCAGCGGTTTGTATGTGCTCATGAACTTGGACATGACCGATTGCACAAAGGCATTAATCGTTTCTTTTTGGAGGAACACTCCTATTTTGCTCCCGGCAAGCTCGAAAGGCAGGCCAATCGTTTTGCCATTCAATTATTGACCTCAGGAGTCATGCCGGAACCTGATGAATCCCTGGAGAAATACTGTTTACGTACAGGACTGCCGCGCGAAGCGCAGCATTTTTTTTACTCGATATAA
- a CDS encoding helix-turn-helix domain-containing protein, protein MEQPFGPYLKQLREQQSYSINQLAEAAGISNSQISRIENGVRGVPKPATIRKLADALSVPYADMMKQAGYIEAANGAQDIPEWATYKDRRDFKKMLEDEDDLMFDGIPLDDEDKKRIKDVLTGLFWEAKQMNKRKKNDEPNSRQ, encoded by the coding sequence GTGGAGCAACCTTTTGGTCCTTATCTGAAACAACTGCGGGAACAGCAGAGCTATAGCATCAATCAGCTCGCCGAAGCAGCAGGAATCAGCAACTCGCAAATTTCACGCATTGAAAATGGAGTACGCGGTGTTCCAAAACCAGCCACGATTCGCAAATTGGCAGATGCCCTCTCCGTTCCCTATGCCGACATGATGAAACAGGCAGGGTATATTGAGGCAGCAAACGGAGCTCAGGATATCCCCGAATGGGCGACGTACAAAGACCGGCGTGATTTCAAGAAAATGCTTGAGGACGAAGACGATCTGATGTTTGACGGAATTCCACTGGATGACGAAGACAAAAAACGTATCAAGGATGTGCTGACCGGACTGTTCTGGGAAGCCAAACAGATGAATAAACGCAAGAAAAACGATGAACCGAACAGCCGCCAATGA
- a CDS encoding ArpU family phage packaging/lysis transcriptional regulator, which translates to MELFLPELDRRKTQTAVEAALEKYRIYKTIAFEEREVMVTASYTERFHGPTNVTGDSTARTAIYNVDVQRARQAYCDTIDYIVSRLSEKERVLVCERYLKDDDVFDYKVYNHVFDPPVSKDTYTKIRTRAFYKMALALSDRGLINVEPLSISRKSRQKLG; encoded by the coding sequence ATGGAATTATTTCTGCCTGAACTGGATCGACGCAAAACGCAAACGGCTGTGGAAGCCGCGCTGGAGAAATACCGGATTTATAAAACGATTGCCTTTGAAGAACGTGAGGTCATGGTCACGGCGAGTTACACGGAGCGTTTCCACGGGCCTACCAATGTCACAGGGGATTCAACTGCCAGAACGGCCATCTACAATGTGGATGTACAGCGTGCACGTCAGGCGTATTGCGATACAATTGATTACATCGTGTCCCGTCTGAGTGAGAAGGAGCGGGTACTGGTATGTGAACGGTACCTGAAGGATGATGACGTGTTTGATTACAAGGTGTACAACCATGTATTCGATCCGCCTGTGAGCAAGGATACGTATACCAAAATCAGAACTCGTGCCTTCTATAAAATGGCCCTTGCCTTATCCGATCGGGGACTGATCAATGTGGAGCCGCTCTCCATATCCCGCAAGAGCCGCCAAAAGCTTGGTTGA
- a CDS encoding GAF domain-containing sensor histidine kinase, giving the protein MPQDSGMQEMYTLKTIAETLNTSNDLSPMLDTVVGKLLELTGLTTGWVFLIREGGEYSCVSDYNLPPALLHQDKEPMRCGTCWCVNRFRDGRLDNAVNIINCKRLEDATEHQWGDTRDITHHATVPLRSGEKMIGLLNVAAPGKEHFSEGELALLQAVAYQIGSAMERMRLYRGEQRRADQYARLGEFSRALGLELNECSNADDMARTVVKLLGQHYEWPFVALIAQKNGALSIQKAHASTLEDSLLVNEIPPETDRLLQRVIQSHRADILSAAEMVELSQVCGTMPPDSVMSSGLAAAIPLSPPGETAVLVAQLGSEVDSLLSDREVIDALAEHITASWESLRLVEKRRELTRLEERNRLARDLHDSVNQILFSLSLTAKGAESMLSGTAELHPAAEAMRDIRSLSQEALKEMRALIMQLRPAGLESGLLSALQEYGTSQGLQVVVNRTGMRSLPRNIEEGLWRIGQEALNNVRKHAEVTAADITLQLGDTEAVFIIKDRGKGGAKRKQPLPARSLGLSIMKERAQSLGGKLELISSSRTGTSVTVVIPLPSELG; this is encoded by the coding sequence ATGCCGCAAGATTCCGGAATGCAGGAAATGTACACGCTGAAAACCATTGCGGAGACGCTGAACACATCCAATGATCTGAGCCCGATGCTGGATACGGTAGTAGGCAAGCTGCTGGAGCTGACGGGACTTACGACAGGCTGGGTGTTTCTCATTCGTGAGGGCGGAGAATATTCATGTGTATCGGACTACAACCTGCCGCCAGCTCTGCTTCATCAAGACAAGGAGCCCATGCGCTGTGGAACATGCTGGTGTGTAAACCGTTTCCGGGATGGCAGACTCGATAATGCCGTCAACATTATTAACTGCAAACGGCTTGAGGATGCCACGGAGCATCAGTGGGGAGACACGCGTGACATCACCCATCATGCAACGGTTCCGCTGCGATCGGGTGAGAAAATGATAGGATTGCTCAACGTTGCCGCACCAGGCAAAGAGCATTTTAGTGAAGGGGAGCTGGCGCTTCTGCAGGCCGTAGCCTATCAAATCGGAAGTGCCATGGAGCGCATGAGATTATATCGCGGCGAGCAGAGAAGAGCGGATCAGTATGCCAGGCTGGGGGAGTTCAGCAGAGCGCTGGGGCTGGAACTGAACGAGTGCAGCAATGCTGACGATATGGCCAGAACGGTGGTCAAGCTGCTTGGACAGCATTACGAATGGCCTTTTGTCGCTCTGATAGCTCAAAAAAATGGAGCTCTAAGTATACAAAAGGCGCATGCCAGTACCTTGGAAGACTCATTGCTAGTGAACGAGATACCTCCGGAGACGGATCGCCTACTACAACGTGTGATTCAATCGCATCGCGCCGACATATTATCAGCAGCCGAGATGGTAGAATTGTCTCAGGTTTGCGGCACAATGCCTCCTGATTCTGTTATGTCTTCAGGTTTGGCTGCGGCCATACCACTCAGCCCTCCCGGGGAAACAGCCGTGCTGGTCGCCCAGCTCGGTTCGGAAGTGGATTCTCTTCTATCAGACCGTGAGGTGATAGATGCGCTGGCAGAACATATTACAGCCTCTTGGGAAAGTCTGAGACTCGTCGAGAAGCGCCGTGAATTAACCCGCCTGGAGGAGCGAAACCGACTGGCTCGGGATCTGCATGATTCAGTAAATCAAATCTTGTTCTCGCTTTCGTTGACCGCCAAGGGAGCAGAGAGCATGTTGTCCGGTACAGCAGAGCTGCATCCGGCAGCTGAAGCGATGAGAGATATCCGTTCGTTATCCCAAGAAGCTCTGAAGGAAATGCGAGCGCTGATCATGCAGCTTCGTCCCGCCGGACTCGAATCCGGTCTGCTAAGTGCACTGCAGGAGTATGGTACGAGTCAGGGGCTGCAGGTCGTCGTCAACCGAACCGGCATGCGCAGCCTGCCTCGCAATATAGAAGAGGGGTTATGGCGAATTGGACAGGAAGCCCTGAATAATGTACGCAAACATGCGGAAGTTACAGCGGCAGATATTACTCTCCAGCTAGGGGATACCGAAGCCGTGTTCATTATTAAGGATCGGGGAAAAGGTGGAGCCAAAAGAAAGCAGCCCCTGCCTGCCCGTTCACTGGGTCTGTCCATTATGAAAGAGCGGGCGCAGTCGCTCGGAGGCAAGCTGGAGCTTATAAGTTCATCCCGTACGGGAACATCGGTAACGGTAGTTATTCCACTCCCGTCCGAATTGGGTTAA
- a CDS encoding response regulator — protein sequence MPITILLADDHAMVRRGLHVFLSTQTDMKVVGEASNGQEAIEQAEKLQPDVVLMDLHMPVLDGIETARRLRTILPGIRVIVLTSFSDQDHVIPAVRAGVKGYLMKDIEPEDLAVAIRNVHAGQAQLHPAAAGQLMHVMASSDIPLEAQDTVHTDSAAYGKVQDYEKLKQPLRVEETSPSLDALTRREQEVLALIAQGLSNKEIAVQLVITEKTVKTHVSHLLDKLGLADRTQAAIHAVKNGWV from the coding sequence ATGCCGATTACAATTTTGCTCGCAGATGATCATGCCATGGTTAGACGGGGACTGCACGTGTTTTTGTCCACGCAGACAGATATGAAAGTGGTGGGTGAAGCCTCCAATGGTCAGGAGGCGATTGAACAGGCAGAGAAGCTGCAGCCCGATGTGGTGCTCATGGATCTGCATATGCCTGTGCTGGACGGGATCGAGACCGCCAGACGCCTGCGCACGATTTTGCCTGGAATTCGCGTTATTGTGCTCACGTCGTTTTCGGATCAGGATCACGTTATTCCTGCCGTGCGGGCTGGGGTCAAAGGGTATCTGATGAAGGATATTGAACCCGAGGATCTTGCCGTGGCGATAAGGAATGTACATGCAGGACAGGCCCAGCTTCATCCTGCGGCGGCTGGCCAGTTAATGCATGTGATGGCTTCATCTGACATACCGTTAGAAGCGCAGGATACGGTACACACAGATTCAGCAGCATACGGGAAAGTTCAGGATTATGAGAAGCTTAAGCAGCCTTTGCGAGTGGAAGAAACTTCACCGAGTCTGGATGCGCTGACCCGCCGCGAGCAAGAGGTATTGGCCCTTATTGCTCAGGGACTCAGCAACAAGGAGATTGCGGTTCAGCTCGTAATAACAGAGAAAACGGTAAAAACACATGTCAGTCATCTGCTGGATAAATTGGGATTGGCCGATCGTACGCAAGCAGCCATCCATGCCGTGAAGAACGGCTGGGTCTGA
- a CDS encoding NADPH-dependent FMN reductase gives MKIIVLAGSNRKNATSTRLGEYAVEVMRNQGHEASLFDLYQTPVPFYAPDEKQAEDHNLAELNSRMLAADAIILSTPEYHGSISGVLKNALDHLSQAHFSGKPVLSISSAGGAVGVSSLLQLQAIVRNLHGINAQEWISIGGAQRRRFEATFDGYEEYEGSQDIEDRIQRVIGSFLSLAQTLTSARKSSES, from the coding sequence ATGAAGATCATCGTATTGGCAGGAAGCAACCGAAAGAATGCAACCAGTACACGTTTGGGGGAATATGCGGTCGAAGTCATGCGCAACCAGGGTCATGAGGCGAGCCTGTTTGATCTGTATCAGACACCCGTTCCATTCTACGCACCGGATGAGAAGCAGGCAGAGGATCACAACCTGGCAGAACTCAACTCGCGCATGCTCGCGGCGGACGCCATTATTTTATCCACGCCAGAGTATCACGGCAGCATCAGCGGGGTGCTCAAAAATGCGCTGGATCATCTGAGCCAGGCACACTTTAGCGGCAAACCGGTCTTGTCGATCAGCTCTGCGGGAGGAGCTGTGGGCGTTAGTTCTCTTTTGCAGCTGCAGGCCATCGTTCGCAATCTGCATGGGATTAATGCACAAGAGTGGATCTCCATTGGGGGTGCGCAGCGCAGGCGGTTTGAAGCAACCTTTGACGGATATGAGGAATATGAAGGCAGCCAGGACATTGAGGACCGGATTCAGCGAGTGATTGGTTCGTTCCTGAGCCTGGCCCAGACATTAACATCTGCACGGAAATCATCCGAAAGCTGA
- a CDS encoding VOC family protein, which yields MIKGIFETHLNVTNLERSHHFYEQIVGLPHAYGQKDRGNSFYWIGGAGNAMLGLWEKEPEQVQRQHFAFHVSLEDMKHAVTYLEGKGIKTHNFLDDDIGELYVFGWMPAVSVYFKDPDGHSLEFISMLPDEAKPELGMVPWSTWEKMHGRA from the coding sequence ATGATTAAAGGCATATTTGAAACCCATTTGAATGTAACGAATCTGGAGAGATCACATCACTTTTATGAACAGATTGTCGGTTTGCCACATGCTTACGGGCAGAAGGATCGCGGTAACTCGTTTTACTGGATTGGTGGAGCGGGGAATGCAATGCTTGGGCTGTGGGAAAAGGAACCGGAGCAGGTGCAGCGGCAGCATTTTGCCTTTCACGTATCGCTGGAGGACATGAAGCATGCTGTCACCTATCTGGAGGGGAAAGGGATTAAGACGCACAACTTCCTTGATGATGATATCGGTGAGCTGTATGTATTCGGCTGGATGCCGGCTGTATCGGTATATTTCAAGGACCCGGATGGTCACTCTCTTGAATTCATATCCATGCTTCCGGATGAAGCGAAGCCGGAGCTGGGTATGGTGCCATGGAGTACATGGGAGAAGATGCACGGACGGGCGTGA
- a CDS encoding VOC family protein yields the protein MLFEEVKLHTARLAEIKHFYRDTLGLKVAADSDTSFTLQIGCTRMIFVHSETEHGPSITLPG from the coding sequence ATGCTATTTGAAGAAGTGAAGCTGCACACAGCTCGATTGGCTGAGATTAAACATTTCTATAGGGATACGCTCGGACTGAAGGTGGCTGCTGACTCCGATACCTCATTCACACTGCAGATCGGCTGCACAAGAATGATATTTGTCCATAGCGAGACGGAACACGGCCCTTCTATCACTTTGCCTGGATGA